One Setaria viridis chromosome 7, Setaria_viridis_v4.0, whole genome shotgun sequence genomic region harbors:
- the LOC117865691 gene encoding uncharacterized protein, whose protein sequence is MRAFDFNKKAHAKAKLIANSAGPSRGAPAAPSSDMESGRGGGGGASSSRMATSDQRLLHRAEEEEPSSHGGGGGFWARYSSFSFLLLVGVTMSLVILPLVLPPLPPPPSMLMLVPVAMLVLLLVLAFMPTTSTAGRGGAGHTYL, encoded by the exons ATGCGTGCCTTCGACTTCAACAAGAAGGCGCACGCAAAGGCCAAG CTGATCGCCAACAGTGCCGGTCCCAGCCGCGGCGCACCCGCCGCGCCCAGTAGCGACATGGAgagcggcaggggcggcggcggcggcgcgtcatCGTCACGCATGGCGACGTCCGATCAGAGGCTCCTCCAcagggcggaggaggaggagcctagCAGccacggcggaggcggcggcttctGGGCCAGGTACTCCTCGTTCTCGTTCCTGCTGCTCGTGGGCGTCACCATGTCGCTGGTGATCCTCCCGCTCGTCCTgccaccgctcccgccgccgccgtcgatgctGATGCTGGTGCCGGTGGCaatgctggtgctgctgcttgTGCTGGCGTTCATGCCGACGACGTCGACGGCCGGCCGCGGTGGGGCGGGCCATACCTACTTGTAG